The following coding sequences lie in one Ostrea edulis chromosome 8, xbOstEdul1.1, whole genome shotgun sequence genomic window:
- the LOC125662608 gene encoding uncharacterized protein LOC125662608: MATPSSWAQDIISCDLCDNPTQQFCNSCQVSLCVDCVSKHVGKFKSLAHDLVPFTKRKIKLVFPDCEIHPNEICEARCKKCDVPVCLKCMLDPHNGHRYEDMFDIFQKKKKDIEKETQEIESTIIPQYEEKNEETENKLSIAITEYCEMDKEKEKHREYWHQEVDTIFNKLGSLLNAMKENQLAVLKSHQSKIKNRIPDMTQTVQQNKEILKSKNVSDVTNYKSKLEEYRNMPADIDVKIPSLKTNTVQGRELSLELEEYKATLQQISLSGLTDDVNKSSIRKLLDRARVIATIPTGVNPLHNVACIGVDEAWVSGKDETIRRVDIHGSVRDTATCKNFPNGITVTRQGELVYSDGPDRTVNIVRHGRTETLMTTPQGWFPSKLCCTKSGDILVSMFTTDKSQRKIIRYQGHTVKQEIDRDEDGEPIYKGGEYGLYMMENNNGDICVCDRNAKTVVVVTKSGRVRFRYDGTPSRMDSFNPVHVVTDSMNQIILADYNNDCLHILDQNGQFLRCVDNCGLGEPHGLSVDSEGRLWVGLLDSGKVKVIQYMK, from the coding sequence ATGGCCACGCCCTCCTCCTGGGCACAAGACATCATCAGCTGTGACCTTTGTGATAACCCCACCCAGCAATTCTGTAACAGCTGTCAAGTCAGTTTGTGTGTGGATTGCGTTAGCAAACATGTGGGAAAGTTCAAGTCCCTGGCGCATGACCTCGTTCCGTTCACAAAGAGAAAAATAAAGCTTGTTTTTCCTGATTGCGAAATCCACCCCAACGAAATATGCGAGGCCCGCTGCAAAAAATGTGATGTTCCAGTTTGTCTGAAATGCATGCTCGATCCCCATAATGGACACAGATATGAAGACATGTTTGATATTTtccagaagaagaaaaaagatattgaaaaaGAAACCCAGGAAATTGAATCCACTATTATCCCTCAGTATGaagagaaaaatgaagaaacagAAAACAAGCTATCCATTGCAATAACCGAATATTGCGAAATGGacaaagagaaagaaaaacacAGAGAATATTGGCATCAAGAAGTAGACACCATTTTCAATAAGCTCGGTTCTTTGCTCAATGCTATGAAAGAGAATCAACTGGCTGTTCTAAAATCCCACcaatccaaaataaaaaatcGAATCCCAGACATGACCCAAACAGttcaacaaaacaaagaaattctaaagtcaaaaaACGTGTCTGACGTCACCAACTACAAATCCAAACTCGAGGAATACAGGAACATGCCTGCCGATATTGATGTCAAAATACCGTCACTGAAAACCAACACAGTCCAAGGGAGAGAACTCAGTCTGGAATTAGAAGAATACAAGGCTACACTTCAACAGATATCATTATCCGGTCTGACAGATGATGTCAATAAATCCTcaataagaaagttattggacAGAGCCAGAGTGATTGCCACCATTCCTACTGGAGTTAACCCTCTACACAATGTTGCATGTATTGGAGTAGACGAAGCTTGGGTTAGTGGTAAAGATGAAACCATAAGACGTGTTGACATACACGGGTCTGTACGGGACACTGCCACATGTAAAAACTTCCCTAATGGCATCACAGTGACCAGACAGGGAGAACTGGTATACAGTGATGGTCCCGATAGAACTGTGAACATTGTCAGACACGGGAGAACAGAGACACTAATGACCACACCACAGGGCTGGTTTCCAAGCAAACTATGTTGTACTAAATCAGGGGACATCCTGGTCAGTATGTTTACTACTGATAAAAGCCAACGTAAAATTATCCGTTATCAGGGACACACAGTGAAACAGGAAATAGATAGAGATGAAGATGGAGAACCAATCTATAAAGGAGGGGAATATGGACTATATATGATGGAGAACAACAATGGAGACATATGTGTCTGTGATCGTAATGCTAAGACCGTGGTAGTGGTGACCAAATCAGGAAGAGTCCGATTCCGATACGACGGTACACCAAGCAGGATGGATTCATTTAATCCTGTACATGTAGTGACAGACTCCATGAATCAGATCATTTTGGCAGATTACAACAATGACTGTCTACACATCCTGGATCAGAACGGACAGTTCCTGAGATGTGTGGACAATTGTGGACTAGGTGAACCTCATGGACTGAGTGTGGACAGTGAGGGGAGGTTGTGGGTAGGGTTACTTGATTCAGGAAAAGTGAAAGTGATTcagtacatgaaataa